The Spinacia oleracea cultivar Varoflay chromosome 2, BTI_SOV_V1, whole genome shotgun sequence DNA segment AAAACTTTGAAGGTATGAGGTCTCAATTCTCAAAGCCTTGTTCAGTTGTACTAAGTTAAAATATGCTTGATTGATTGAAAAGAACCAACGCGGCGATTCCTCAGTGGCTTACTCGGCCTGTCCTGGCTCCCAGTCAACTGGCTACTTGCTTAAAATCGGGGGCGGAATTTTAACATACTTCCTCGGTTCTATAAATATCGTATTATGGTTGACTTTTATTCTTCTAACACAATACTtttactcttaatatctcaaataatgtgtaagtaaaaattataaaaaaaattgatatttagaaaatactccctccgtccctgaatacttgacctgttttccttatcgggccgtcccttaatacttgacctgtttctaaaaatggaaatattctaacaatattatattatttctcactccacccctattaacccaccaacccccctactccatacaaaaaataattaaaaattcaacctctactctcccccaaccccacctcttaacccacctcccactaactacattaaaataatactccactatcaactactacctattaaattaaataagtcaattcaattcccttaaactctgtgccggtcaaaccgggtcgagtattccgggacggagggagtatatatcgatacgaatcttaCATGACCCCACATAACTACAATTttcttacgtataaatcacaaGAAATGGTCAAAGTCGtggtgtgaatagtgtaaaaccAAAAGACTGCTTGGATTGATTGCATGTCACAAACCATTCCTACTCTAGATAAATGTACTAAAAAATTTCAGCAAGTTAACCAATGTATCAGGATTCAGGACATAGATTGATGGGGAAATCAGTTTAGTGGCATATCAAACAATCAGGTATGGTTAAAATTTTACATAAACTCTAGAAGTTATCATACCattcaaataattcaaaatcaacaACACTGCAACGACTCTCAGTAACCAGTAAAAAATGGTGGTAACAATAAGTTTTCATAATTTTGTAATGAAAGTTTCATCTCAgagtaaagatggttgtgggacGGTTGCCCAGGGCTTCGAGCCGAGCCCATGGGCCTGAACGGAAAACCATTTGTAATAGTTCAGCCGAGAGTTTTAAATTTGGGTCCCAAGCCCACGGGCCGGGCTGTCATACCTAAGCcttattttactaaatttagtgcGTTCTGTCCATGTCGTGTTTTAACgtgcttttccaaaaaatgcAGCTCAAGCCCGGGCCACGGCTCACGACTTCTGTCTCGCCGGGCCTCAGGTCGGCCCGGTCCACAACCATCTATTATCTCAATGTCTATGGTAATCTTTTGGGAAAACTAGTGTGAGATTAATCGTACATGACCTTTCCCTCTCTTCTAACGCCCCAAAAAGATTGCACATGAGAAACCTTCTATGAATGTCAACAGACACAATCACTTATAAACAAAATCAACCAATTTGGCATatctttctccaaaaacaaCATAATCTCTGAAAACAAAATTAACCATTTCGCTAATATGTAGGTAAATACATGTTTCTTTCCAAATCAAATTTAAACAACAGAGAATTACCACTCAGAAAATATCAGTAAAAAATGAACAGGTTACCCCTTTGATTACAGAAAAAGGTTTCACAATCTCTTCTTACAACAGCTATTAGCTAggtgtcaaaaaaaaaaatactattgACTAAATGTTTCAATACATGAAATGGTGtgatacaaattacaaaaatgACAGTTAGATCACCTACATTAATCTCACACTCGGTCTCATTTCATCAATGGCAAAGTAAAAACCGAGTCTTCTTCCACAAGTCACCAGTCAAAAATATACAACCCATGAGGCAAGGCCAATGCCAGATCTTTAGATCAGCATATATAGTTTCAGTCAATCAATCCTACAATAATGAAGACGGCTCACCAAAACGCTGCAATGATACAAAAGACGCCCACTTTTTTACTTTGAAGTGCCCTAAAATTACAACAGGGACAAAAAAAATGtaatcttttattattatttaactCAATCCCTCTTGCACCACAGTAGAATCTTCATCATTGAGTGTTCTAGCAGCTGATAAAAGCATATCCATACCTCCAGATCCACCCGCTGCATCTTCAAATTCCTGCTTCGATTTCTTGGAAGAATCACCAGAAACCTTCTTTGATTCACCTTTCCTGTGTAACTTCCTTCCAAAATTCTCATAAAACTTTTCCACTTTAAGTATTGCCTTTACCCCTACATCACATTTTGGGCAAAACCATCGCCCCTTTGGAACTGATGTGCGTGGAGGATTCAAACAATAGATGTGAAATCCATGATCACATCCATCACACATCACAATATCATTATCATCTTTGTCAATAAGACAAACCCTACACAGACAAGAAGGGCAATACCAACGAGGACCGTATGCTTTTAACTCCTTGTTTGTCAAACACCTAATATGATAGTATTTGTACGCACAACCACTATGTTCACACACACGGAACTCTTCACCAGTTTTTAGTATACTCCTACATATTTTACAGGGCAATTGTTCATTTCCTTTGAACACTTGAGGTCCGGTTCCTATGATACCATTCGAACATTCGTCGGCATTATCCGGTGCTTCTTCAGTCAATGGAAGAGCATCAACTTCATTGATACCAGAATAAGCAATTAATCTCTCACAAACGACGCAATCTTCATGAGGAGATGCAATACCACTAGCGGCACAATTAGCACAGTACCAACTTTTGTTTGGAATTTCCTTCACAGCGGGTTTGATGCAGGAAACGTGGAACATTCCTTCGCATGAATCACACACAAGACAGTCTCTTCCATCTGCCCTCTCCCCGCACTGTCTACATGTGCAAAACACAGCAGCATCTAGTTCTTCTTGCTTGATTCGCGTAACGAAATCTCTGGTAGATAACTGTTCGAATAAAGTAGTGCTGAGGTGTATATAGGAGACTAATGGATTGACCAATAAACACAAGAACTTTTCTAGCAATGTCTATTAAAGCCCTTCTCGACATTTTTTTTCATTGAAAATAGCAAAACAATCTACACAAAAATCATGGCCACTGGAAGCACATTGTtatataaataaatctatattaGAGTCAAATTGACAAAATAAATCAGAATGTAGAAAACATTTCTGAAACTATCCTCTGATATtatttcaacttttttttttggtggggGGGGTTTTAAAAGAGTGTTtccttcaaatttcaagttaaataaatgaaattacaaatttgcatcaGTAAATCGATACATTGAGTCATTAAAAAACATGTTTTCAAGTTAATTAGACAGAGAACAGATGCCTTGGAGGTGATATCTGGTGTGGTGGTGAAGGTGCAAAGCGTTTTAGGCCATTTACCAGAAAAGTTAACATAAGCTGTGAGTTGGTAACAATTACCAAAACAGAACTTGAAACGAggatgtttttaaaataaaaaactaacgCAGTATTAGGTAGTGAATTCCAAAAAACCGACAATATTAGGTAGACCTACAAGATTTCTTTTAATGTTAGGCACTTAGGCTTAGGCCCACCAAAAATTGttttaaaaataatcatttaaGATAAATCCCAAAAAAGTTCAAATCTTTCAACTTAACAAGTGCCTTAGTACTTGACACGTTCATCTCTAAACAACACAGGTCATCAATAGTAAGCAAAAGTCACAATGGCTATAAACTAGATCCACACCAAATAATATTCATACCAGTCAACATTTATGTAGAAGTTGAATAGATCATTTACCTCGTGTCTTTTGTCACTTGAGGTATCGGGTACTGCACTTCCTCCCTGTCAGGAAATTAATCTTTGAATTAAGGACACGTGAACGGGGAAACATAGCTGTGGACTGACCAGAAAATTTTACGCCAGATAATGAAATAAAACCAAAGGTAATCCATAAGTTCTCACCAGGTCATAACAGGAGGCTCTTGATAACTCagacatattatttgaaagggAAACCATCTCATTGCCAATTGTCCGAAGCTTTTTCCATATCTGCAGACAAGTGAGAGCCATGGAACGGTCACATACATTTTTCATAAAATCAAGATAAATTAGATATTTTAGCTAGACTTATATCTATTTGGATAGTTGACTAAGAGTTTTCTTTTCATGATGCAAAGAAGATAACAAAAAACAATCGAAACTCATTTGTTCGATCCTGTTAGAATTAGTAGTTTTTGACACACACAAGAACCACTTACATGAATAGCACAGCAACATATCAAAAGGATCTTCAATCATGGGTCAGACCTCAAGCAACAATCTAAACAATTTCCAGTTCCTGGTTTCTTTATCTGGTAGTTCAGAATCTCAGATGTGTTCTTCAACTATGAGCAGATTATACAACCCTATACTATTCTACAAAATTTCTTTACAGCTTGTTGGTAGACAGGATGGAAAAGGAATCAAGTGAATCTCCGGTGGTTTgttctaaatattttttcgGGTTTGGTAGGATAGGAAAGGAAGTGATTGGAAAAGAAGTTTATAAAATTTCCACTTTCCTTTCCTCCCCAGAAACGAAGAGATTGGGATGAGAAAGAAATTATTTGTTTGCCTATTTTTACTTCCCTCCCATGATTAACTTCCTATCCCACTACTAATATCTCCCTTTAAAAATCAAAGGGCAACCTTCTCTTTTCACCATCTTCCACTGCAGCCTCTTTTTTAAAACTTTGCTTCTCTCTACATGACAAACTAAGCCATTGATACGGGAAAACCACCTGGCAGTATGCATTGAAAGATGAATGAATTCTGAACACATACATCATCAAATAGTATGCATCACAAAATCGATTGAGAAATTTTTTATTCTATCTCTCTCTGATTAAAAACTTTGCTTCTCCCTTATTGAAAGATGATTTTAGAATGAATTGAACAAGGTGTTTCATTTGAATCAACTTTTTTTCTAGAAGAATACATTTATTATTTGAGAATAAGGGTATATTGCAAGAGGACTACCAGGGAATTAGGAGTTTGGTTGGGTGATTCATACCATCCACCATACTCCATGTATCTTATCCCACACATTTATTTgtgaaaataattatttttccaACATATAGCTTTCTCTCCTGATAAAAGTGATAATAGCCATGTAATTTCTGAACTTAATGTAAATAGTTTTCGGTTCAATGGAAGAACACATAGTATTGTAACATAGACATAAGTAAAGAGGGTGGAATTATCTTTCTAAAGTTCATGttccctttctttccttcaCTATTAGCAAACCAAACATCGGATTCCTTTCATCAATCCAAAAGCTGAGAAAGTTGCTCTCTTTGCCcttcgtttttatttttaactaaaaaacaacaaaacaagCTGTTAAGAGCGTGCTTGAATTGGTGGTCAAAGAAGAAATCAAAGAGAAGGAAGATACGTTGAGGTGCTGAAGGTTGAGGAAGAAGGAAAAAGAGCCGCTTATTCACTTACCCCCAAGAATAATACGCCAACCCCAAATAAAGGCAATAATTCCCTGACCCCCCTTTTATAACCACCAGTCCACCACTACCATACCCCATTCTCCCTCTCTTTCTTCTCTTCTTACCTCCATGGCTCCATCGTTCTTTACTGTCATAGTGTTAGACTACAAGTTCCCTAACACTTAGTTTGGATAAGAGGAAATGGATTGAACGGGAGGGAAGGGAAAGGGAGGGGAAAAAGTTCTCTTGTTTGGATAAGGGTTGGTGGAAAGAAGGGAAGGGAGAGGGAGGGATCCATTTTCCAACACTCGTTAATAAACATTGTGCCTCCACAGTCAGAGAGATTTGGAGGGAAAATGAAGCTCCACCTTCCCCTCCTTCCCTCCGTTCTATCTTGCTATCCAAACAAAATGTTCAGGTCATTAAGAGtccccccccccctcaaccCCCAAGCAAAAGAAATACTCCTTTTATTTCTGTAGAAAATAAGCAGTTGATCCTCTCCAAAAAGAACAGTCAGATGAATACAGATAAACTGTTATGCAAGGCGAGGGGCTAATTTAACCAATATTCTAGAGGCAAGGTCGCAAGGACCAAAAAATATCAAAGTTACATTTTCTTCTCTTAACCAATCAACTGAAGTTAACTAAAGAAGCCAAAGTGGGACTCAAAAGTCAAAACAAACAAGGCCTAATCAATCCAAGCCAGATAAAAAGTGGTCTTTACTGAAACGAAAGGGCACATGATATGTACACTCCTCGTACAAAACTATCATTAAGGATCTGAAGTTCTCTAAAAAATAACTTTCACGTTAAGCAATAAAGACATATATACGACTTGTCAACACAACCAACAATCTCCATCTAACTACATATATGAAAACTCTCATTCAAGGAATACATGTACAAGCCTTAAACTCCCTCCAGAAATAAATAATAGTCATGATACTATTACTTGAAAAAGTTCACACTTCAAAGAGTTAATGAAAAAGATTAAGATTGGATTTCCCATTGTAGTCCCGTTCTTGTCAACTCATTGTGAATCCTTAATTTGTGAAGAGTTTGGGACATAATATTACAATTATTTCCAGGAAAGAGTACAAACAACACACACATCGTGCCCCAAGAAAGCATTCAGTTCATTTCTGTATAAAGTAAATTCAAGCTTTTCTTTTTACACTGAAACCAAAGCAATCACATAAACTTAATGAAAGTTGGCAGGATAAAGTACCTGCTGGATATCTGATGAGAACAGCATAGGTGTGTGTTCATATGCGCCCTCTTTTATTCTTGAATCAATAAGGCTGAAATCCAAAACTTTTTCAATTTTAAGCCCATGGAAATTTTCAGTAAGCATCTTGCATAGTGAAGCAAACTTTCCTGACATCACAAGTCTGAAAAAAGCACGTTCACACTGCCTAGACACGGGTGAATGTCCGGATTCACTTGGAGCTCCATTAGATACTAAAGCTGAAAATGCTTTAGCTTCAGTTGAAGCTCCATTAGTTAACTCAGTTCTCAGAATATGAGTATGGCTATCATGATGAGCACCTGTTTCCTGCATAACAAAGAGAGAGGAGAACCCTTTGCTTAAAAATAGGTAACATACAACTATACAAGCATTGCCAAACTACCAAGTCGCAGACCATAAGTCATAACCAACTATTCACCCTACGCTTATCAGTTATAACGAGACTCCCGACTGGAGTAGGGTATATAAAGGGGCTCAAAGTATAAAGCAATGAGCAAAACGTGAATggaaagagaaaaaagagaatGGAGATCTGCAGTATACCTTGGCCACGTTTGCATGGCTACTTCCAGCACTACTAAGTAGTGCCTCTCTTATGCAGTCTGCTATACCACCACCTACACCCTCAGTAGGGCAGAGTGATTGACAGATGTTTTCCAAAGCATTTCTCCAATGCTGATAAGAACAATCATTTGAACCATTCACAAGAGAGTGACAATTTATCTTCGGATCACAGACTTGCTCTGAAGAATTTTTTTGTAAATCTATGTCCACTAATTCTTTTACCATCTGCGCAAAACCAGATAAAGCAAATATATAGTAGTAAGAGGCATATGGACTGAGTTATACTAGAAATAGACTCATTCATTCATTAATGTCAATAAACAACTAAATGTTGAGTTCATTCCTGCATACATGAGAAATATGAAATTGCTCGATATAAGAATAAAAAACGAAAACTACTAGAAGTAGAAATTGAGCCTTGTTCAGAACCCATCAGCAGAGAAACCACAACACCCAAATTCCGAGGCGTATAAATGACCAATATCCGGCTAAAAAAAGTTTCACTATTAGAACGTCACTCCTAAATATGGCGGTTTCCCAGACACAACAATAAAAGTACACTAAGACAAGATTTCTTCATGTAAGCAGTTAGCTTCCCATGCTATGTTATCATAAGACAGAACAGGCTCATGACCTCATGCCTCAATAATTTCCAATCAGAAGCAGATAAGAAGGGGAAAAGATTTGCAAGATTATAGATGGCAAATTGTTTAGAGGAAAAAGGGAAGGTAGAGTAGAAATAACTCAATAAGCATGATTGAATTTTCTGTTTGGAAGTATGACACTCTGAATTGTCAACATAGATATTAGGGGATAGTAGAATGCATACGCAAAGCCAAAACCAATCTCCCTATTGCTTTCAATGCTCTCCTTCACACCCACATTACCCCTTGGCTCGGTTCACTCTTGTCCTGTATACACAGAACTATGTACATTGGCTTACATCACACACTTCATTTTATATACCAGATTCAATATCAAAAGTAGATACCTAGGTACACCTAAGCCTACAATCTTACTGATACCTAAGTATACTAAGCCTACAATCTTACGGATCCTTTCAAACTGAGATAGACAAAGTCACAAACTTAGTATACCTAAGTACTAAAGAAAACTATTATCCTATCAGTAGATCTTAATAGCATAAACACCAACATGACAATGCAGAACTTAGGAGCTGAGCTGCTCAATTGAAGCAGAGAAAATGGCGTTACTGGTACAATACTAATTCGTGTCCATGCTCCTCTAGGACCACACAATGGTTTACTTCAGGCTAACATACTCCTGGCACCCAAGTTTTCCAGCAAGACATTTTTTCCCATTGTCAGTGCTAGTACAGAACCCTGTCAGCTCGACATGTTTTCTCTAGTACAATTGTGTGTAGCATTCTTTTAAATCATTCTGATCTACAGACAACAAGCATTTGATAACATCAAGATTATGGATGGCTTCAAAGACTAAGGAAATGTTTCTATTATATGCTTAACAGAAAGTTAAGGCCTTATTCTGttcccttattttcacttatttttcctgataagttcaaataagttcagataagataagttcaggaaaaataagggttgaccaggtacaacttataactaaaataagttttgataagttttaataagttcagataagttcagttaaattcagataagttcagataagataagttcagaaaaaataagtgaaaatcaggtgaatagaacgcaccctaaGTTTACTACACAATATCAAGTCGCATTGGCACTTATCAATAACTCAAATTGCGGACATAATATCTCACCGGGCCTCAAATCCTATCCTCAAGCACCAATTTCTACTACAGAAACACATAAAATTGGTGACGGAACTAGGTACATGAAGCTCCACCCAAAGAACAAGTACAAATGAGTGATAACTCAATTACATAACCGGCATCCATCCGAAGTTTGTTAATCTCAAGATCATTACAGATCCAACATACATGTGAATACAGTTCGATTATACTAAATCCCAATTATtcctaattaacaaaattatccTCCTTGTGTAGGAATTATCAAGACATCCTGCAATTTTGATGATaccaaagtcatttagcaatcACTTGACACAACTTCAAAGTTGATGAACCCTTACAACAGGTCATGAATTATTCACTcaattttgtatttttgttaCTTTATCTGCATTCTTCAAACGGCACAAATCGATAACAACTCATGGAAACACAAAAACTACTCAAAAGGCAAAAGGCAAATGGTAATACAAGAAGAACACGAAGCAGGGTGATGAGAAAAATGGAACCTTTTCATCCAACTGAGCAGATGTAGCACAAGGCATGTTCTCTAAGTCGACTACTTTGCAACTTGAATTAGGCATCGAACACTTTCGACGCTTATAGGTCCGAAGCGAGCTTCCATTGCCAGCACTACTACTGCCACCACTACCACTTGAAGACCCATGCAGAAAGCCATTCACCCTATTTCTATCACCATTAACAAAACCATTCCCATTACAATTCTCCTCAATCACcatatcttcaaattcaaacCCCCGCAACAAAGTTAGGGTTTTCCAACACAGACTCAATCCAATTCAATTTCACCAACTCTCAAAAACTTGCCGCAactaaaaaatcaaaacactTCGGGAACTTCATTAGATCTCCATACATCATTTCTGGAGAAACTCGGAAAACCGCTGAATTTGAGCATTTGGAATCGGTTtcttttttcttgaattaattGAATAAAGAAAGAACTGAAGAAGCAACTATGCAAACACAGAGAAGGAgaagtgaagaagattggagAATGTGGTGgcggggagaggagagagaaagagcagATCGGcggcggaggaggaggaggagagcgGAACCCTAAAAAGAGGCGGTTAATAGGAGGAGGAGAAGGTGGTTGTGGTGGCTGCCGCTgggttgaagagagagaaagagggggcTTATCCCTTTTggatgttttgaattttaaaaagttGTAATTTTAGTGAGAAAAGCGCTTCAAATTTCATTCGTTTTCCTACTAATTTTGGATGCCTACTTCATTTGGTCAAAATTCATTACTCCTATTTTACCAAAATTGACTCAAGTCTTAACTCAAGACTACAAGTCAAATTGAAATGTCATGTTATAGCATCATCTTCCCAAGGAAAAAaagaaattttaaaaaaaaaataggattTAATTGTCAACGATTTTTTCATGGATTTAGTAGTTCTTGATGTacttgtaaatttgtaataagGAGTATAGATTGCATTCTTAAGCCAACATTTGGACTTGAACTCGATCATAATATATCAGATCAATACATTTTTGTCTTTTGTTTATTCATTATAAAATCTTGATTTAAGGGTTCGTTCGATATCACTATCAGTTTtcattttttggtttttttgtttAGTGAGtgatatgatttagattgaatcatgaactaaaaaataaGCATACTTATAGTAAACATGTTGGTTTTGAAAatcgaaaataaaaaactagaaactactttttataagttttcgtatttttgtttttagttttggaaaaaaacaaaaaacgatgCCGAACAGGCCTTAAGGTTTTCGGTTTGCCTTAGGCTAAACTTGGATCTTTCAAATATGGATCGATTGACTCGAAATGATAAAACATGAGTTCTGATTTTCCCTGATATCGACATGTTATAAACTCAACGTAAAAGActaaattaaaattgtatgtaATACAAAGGAGTCCACTCTCCTCCCATTAAAATCACGTGGAAGTAGACGTCTACTATGAATCTTAGAGCACCTAGATCCTTGACATTTTTACACCGGTTAAAGGAGTGTTTACATCCTAAAACTTACACAATGTTGACATGGCACTACGACTAAGTGGGTTTGGAATTTGACAATGAGACACGTATATGACCTTCTTGACATGTCAATTTACCAACTTGTAGCTTTTCATTTTTGAAAGATCATTTTTGCtagtttaaataattaaaaatcgttgtttttcttttatatatgtaaaaagtAGGTGATATAATATGTTAACCTTCCGTCAAGATTGTGGGAAAAAAAATGTATTATGACATGAGGTATGTCaagttaataaaaataaaaaaattgaggaaggAGGGCGATAGAGAAATTATTTTACAATTGATCATAGGTCAAGGCGACATAttctttaattgtttttttttttttatgaaatcaaTATCTTAGTTACCTTCCCTTTTCTCTACGGATCCATTAAACCAAGTTCTCTTTATACTTTTTGTAACTTCTTTTTTGTTTCGCTAAAAGTTGCAAACCCATATTTACCTATCTTTGTCCTTCTCTTCATTTTCCGCCTCAATCATTGCAAACACGTGTAGGTTTTATCGTTCgtcatcatttttcttttcacAATGTCATTGGTTGATTAG contains these protein-coding regions:
- the LOC110779886 gene encoding PHD finger protein EHD3, producing the protein MVIEENCNGNGFVNGDRNRVNGFLHGSSSGSGGSSSAGNGSSLRTYKRRKCSMPNSSCKVVDLENMPCATSAQLDEKMVKELVDIDLQKNSSEQVCDPKINCHSLVNGSNDCSYQHWRNALENICQSLCPTEGVGGGIADCIREALLSSAGSSHANVAKETGAHHDSHTHILRTELTNGASTEAKAFSALVSNGAPSESGHSPVSRQCERAFFRLVMSGKFASLCKMLTENFHGLKIEKVLDFSLIDSRIKEGAYEHTPMLFSSDIQQIWKKLRTIGNEMVSLSNNMSELSRASCYDLGGSAVPDTSSDKRHELSTRDFVTRIKQEELDAAVFCTCRQCGERADGRDCLVCDSCEGMFHVSCIKPAVKEIPNKSWYCANCAASGIASPHEDCVVCERLIAYSGINEVDALPLTEEAPDNADECSNGIIGTGPQVFKGNEQLPCKICRSILKTGEEFRVCEHSGCAYKYYHIRCLTNKELKAYGPRWYCPSCLCRVCLIDKDDNDIVMCDGCDHGFHIYCLNPPRTSVPKGRWFCPKCDVGVKAILKVEKFYENFGRKLHRKGESKKVSGDSSKKSKQEFEDAAGGSGGMDMLLSAARTLNDEDSTVVQEGLS